Proteins from a genomic interval of Pseudomonas sp. RC10:
- a CDS encoding DoxX family protein: protein MMDNRSGPYAALLLRLILGTMFLAHGLTKLLVLTPAGTADLFQRVGFPGFLAYPIIAFEIGAGVMLILGIYARWIAAIAFMQLLVASTVHFGNGWSFSNPKGGWEYPVFLALTALALALLGDGIYVLKRSGTP from the coding sequence ATGATGGATAACCGTAGTGGACCGTACGCAGCACTGTTACTGCGCTTGATTCTTGGCACCATGTTTCTTGCCCACGGCTTGACCAAGCTCTTGGTGCTGACCCCCGCCGGAACCGCTGACTTGTTTCAAAGGGTAGGTTTTCCGGGGTTTCTCGCGTATCCGATCATTGCTTTTGAGATTGGCGCGGGGGTGATGCTCATCTTGGGTATTTATGCCCGCTGGATCGCTGCTATCGCGTTCATGCAGCTACTCGTAGCCTCCACGGTTCATTTCGGCAACGGCTGGAGTTTTTCGAATCCGAAAGGCGGCTGGGAATACCCGGTGTTTCTGGCACTGACTGCCTTGGCACTGGCCCTTCTGGGTGACGGCATTTACGTACTGAAACGATCCGGTACGCCATGA
- a CDS encoding PepSY domain-containing protein, whose protein sequence is MPDKSRSRRWFLIHSWMALPIWFFVLFVCVTGTLAVVSEEIVWLTHPEARATKPSDTAVLMSYDQMIEKMKQASPGLIVQSIRPHNEPHFAATMQVSYSDGRLAEVYVNPYTGLIQGESPAFNFKKFTRALHGWLLVPFSNGYSWGWYAVSFLGVLLMGSVVTGVVVYKRFWRGFFQSAAAGPWRAGVLGGLSSACRAVVDGIRCADCNHRDLVSGAGGTE, encoded by the coding sequence ATGCCTGATAAATCCCGCTCCAGACGTTGGTTTCTGATTCACAGCTGGATGGCATTGCCGATCTGGTTCTTCGTACTGTTTGTGTGCGTCACTGGGACGCTGGCTGTCGTCAGCGAGGAGATCGTCTGGCTAACGCACCCGGAAGCCCGCGCCACCAAGCCGTCGGACACTGCGGTGCTGATGAGCTACGACCAGATGATCGAAAAAATGAAGCAGGCCTCTCCCGGGCTGATCGTGCAGTCCATCCGCCCGCACAACGAACCCCATTTCGCCGCCACGATGCAGGTGTCCTACTCCGACGGGCGCCTGGCGGAAGTCTATGTGAATCCCTATACAGGTCTGATTCAGGGGGAAAGCCCGGCTTTCAACTTCAAAAAATTCACCCGAGCGCTGCACGGCTGGTTACTGGTTCCGTTCAGCAACGGTTACAGCTGGGGCTGGTACGCTGTCTCATTCTTGGGTGTTCTCTTGATGGGCTCGGTCGTCACAGGCGTTGTCGTTTACAAACGCTTCTGGCGAGGTTTTTTTCAAAGCGCCGCGGCTGGCCCATGGCGCGCGGGTGTTTTGGGGGGACTTTCATCGGCTTGCCGGGCTGTGGTCGATGGGATTCGTTGCGCTGATTGCAATCACCGCGACCTGGTTTCTGGTGCAGGCGGTACTGAGTGA